A region of Natribaculum luteum DNA encodes the following proteins:
- a CDS encoding 2-amino-3,7-dideoxy-D-threo-hept-6-ulosonate synthase, with the protein MTTGTDARLERIGTDGKYVIVPMDHGITMGAVTGLKDIESTIDGVTSGGADAVLTQKGIAPRVHPNKNGKGYIVHTNASTTIGPDENDKRMTCTVEEAVRAGADAVSLHINVGSTYEPKQLEDLTRLTADAGRLGIPVLAMAYARGPGVDGSDPEALGHAVRLAEEAGADIVKTGYSGDAESFQHVVESTRLPVVIAGGSKGTDRETVEMVRGVMDAGGAGVSMGRSIFQHDDPEAIARAVSGVVHDDLSVDEALQEAELALEA; encoded by the coding sequence ATGACTACTGGAACTGACGCACGACTCGAACGGATCGGTACAGACGGAAAGTACGTCATCGTACCGATGGACCATGGCATCACGATGGGCGCCGTGACGGGGCTCAAAGACATCGAATCGACGATCGACGGCGTGACGAGCGGCGGTGCAGATGCCGTGCTCACGCAGAAGGGGATCGCACCGCGCGTCCACCCCAACAAGAACGGAAAGGGGTACATCGTCCACACCAACGCCTCGACGACGATCGGCCCGGACGAGAACGACAAACGGATGACGTGCACCGTCGAGGAGGCCGTCCGCGCTGGTGCCGACGCCGTCTCTCTGCACATCAACGTCGGCTCGACGTACGAACCGAAACAGCTCGAGGACCTCACGCGACTCACCGCGGACGCCGGCCGACTTGGCATTCCGGTGCTCGCGATGGCCTACGCCCGCGGCCCCGGCGTCGACGGCTCCGATCCGGAGGCGCTCGGCCACGCCGTCCGACTTGCCGAGGAAGCCGGCGCGGACATCGTGAAGACGGGTTACAGCGGCGACGCCGAGAGCTTCCAACACGTCGTCGAGTCCACCCGCCTGCCGGTCGTCATCGCCGGCGGATCGAAGGGAACCGACCGCGAGACCGTCGAGATGGTCCGCGGCGTGATGGACGCCGGCGGTGCGGGCGTCTCGATGGGGCGATCGATCTTCCAGCACGACGACCCGGAGGCCATCGCACGTGCCGTCTCGGGCGTCGTCCACGACGACCTCTCGGTCGACGAAGCGCTCCAGGAGGCCGAACTCGCACTCGAGGCCTGA
- the trpC gene encoding indole-3-glycerol phosphate synthase yields the protein MTSKTDVAPAVASILEAARERAGGEHVSVEARSLPDALAAADADGRTPVIAEVKPTSPTTDGTRRDDPVDLAEAMVDGGAAAISVLTEPTHFGGSPEALTRVREAVDVPVLRKDFVLREEHLDVVEADLILLIARFVEDDLAALLEAARQRGFQVLVEVHDAEELEAALEAGAEIVGVNNRDLAKLEVDLETFETVAPHVPDDVTLIAESGVSSPADARRMREAGADGLLVGSAIMDHGDGGDVTANTRRLTRSETDT from the coding sequence ATGACCTCTAAAACGGACGTCGCTCCCGCGGTGGCGTCGATCCTCGAGGCCGCCCGCGAGCGGGCCGGCGGCGAACACGTCTCCGTCGAGGCGCGGTCGCTGCCGGACGCGCTGGCCGCTGCCGATGCCGACGGCCGCACGCCGGTGATCGCGGAAGTGAAACCGACGAGTCCGACGACCGACGGAACGCGACGGGACGATCCCGTCGACCTCGCCGAGGCGATGGTCGACGGCGGTGCGGCCGCGATCTCGGTGCTGACCGAGCCGACTCACTTCGGCGGGTCGCCCGAGGCGCTGACTCGAGTACGTGAGGCGGTCGACGTCCCCGTCCTCCGGAAGGACTTCGTCCTCCGGGAGGAACACCTCGACGTCGTCGAAGCAGATCTGATCCTGTTGATCGCCCGCTTCGTCGAGGACGACCTGGCAGCGTTGCTCGAGGCCGCCCGCCAGCGCGGCTTCCAGGTACTCGTCGAGGTCCACGACGCCGAGGAACTCGAGGCGGCCCTCGAGGCCGGCGCGGAAATCGTCGGCGTGAACAACCGCGATCTGGCGAAACTCGAGGTCGATCTCGAAACCTTCGAGACCGTCGCGCCGCACGTTCCCGACGACGTGACGCTGATCGCAGAGAGTGGGGTCTCCTCGCCGGCGGACGCCCGCCGGATGCGCGAGGCCGGTGCCGACGGCCTGCTGGTCGGAAGCGCGATCATGGACCACGGCGACGGTGGCGACGTGACCGCGAACACGCGACGACTGACGCGATCTGAGACAGACACATGA
- a CDS encoding CPBP family intramembrane glutamic endopeptidase, with protein MPDWATFAGLTGVVLVLLLALSHLTSTAFTDSDDADTRTPSDESPTPTRESTAESTASDPDALADGFADGSADGESLRESRRVPEDDHGHGHGHDHDEHSSPGSLSTGELLANVAFSQGLFATILLAAAVYTEIPPADLGIAFTRAYLTTGVVVGTALGVGLYIANELGAASAKRLGIDHSEQLRELLAPDSPGGWAALLGVALPTVAIFEEFLFRAALIGALSAGFDVSPWLLAIVSSVAFALGHGMQGPAGIAVTGLLGFVLAIAFVVTGSVLVVIVAHYLVNALEFVVHEGLGLEWTETTGS; from the coding sequence ATGCCGGATTGGGCGACGTTCGCCGGACTGACGGGCGTCGTCCTCGTCTTACTTCTCGCTCTTTCACACCTCACCAGCACGGCGTTTACCGATTCTGACGACGCCGACACACGGACGCCAAGCGACGAGTCGCCGACGCCGACTCGAGAATCGACGGCGGAGTCGACCGCGTCCGATCCGGACGCACTCGCCGACGGTTTCGCCGACGGGTCGGCCGATGGCGAATCGCTGAGAGAATCTAGACGCGTACCCGAGGACGATCACGGTCACGGTCACGGCCACGACCACGACGAGCACTCCTCGCCAGGATCGCTGTCGACGGGCGAACTGCTCGCAAACGTCGCGTTCTCACAGGGACTGTTCGCGACGATCCTGCTCGCTGCCGCCGTGTACACGGAGATTCCCCCGGCCGACCTCGGTATCGCGTTCACTCGAGCGTACCTCACCACTGGCGTCGTCGTCGGGACGGCACTCGGCGTCGGACTGTACATAGCGAACGAACTCGGTGCGGCGAGCGCGAAGCGTCTCGGGATCGACCACAGCGAGCAGTTGCGCGAGCTGCTTGCGCCGGACTCGCCCGGTGGCTGGGCCGCCCTGCTGGGTGTCGCCTTGCCGACCGTCGCGATCTTCGAGGAGTTTCTCTTCCGGGCGGCGTTGATCGGCGCACTCTCGGCTGGCTTCGACGTCTCGCCGTGGCTGCTCGCGATCGTCTCGTCGGTCGCGTTCGCGCTCGGTCACGGGATGCAGGGGCCGGCCGGTATCGCGGTCACGGGATTGCTCGGATTCGTCCTCGCGATCGCGTTCGTCGTCACGGGAAGCGTTCTCGTCGTGATCGTCGCCCACTACCTGGTCAACGCCCTCGAGTTCGTCGTCCACGAGGGACTCGGACTCGAGTGGACGGAGACCACGGGTAGCTGA
- the trpA gene encoding tryptophan synthase subunit alpha: protein MSTDSEIERAIHENHPALITYLTAGDPSLEETKAYVEALDRGGADLIELGLPFSEPIAEGPTIQAAINRALEAGTTPERFFELVDDLEVEAPLLVMTYYNMILQYGSGAEPRPTESDATESRNRPDPEPFVERAAEAGLAGIIVPDLPAEEAGPLRTACDDHGLDLVFIVAPTTNGERLDRIMSRASGFAYVQARLGTTGARADVSSATHDSLARLEEYDVPKAVGFGVSEGEHAREIVEAGADGVIVGSALIDIVAESETPVADLEAKARELKGGAERGANAPEPEQP from the coding sequence GTGAGCACCGACAGCGAGATCGAGCGGGCCATCCACGAGAACCACCCCGCGCTGATCACCTACCTCACCGCGGGCGATCCCTCACTCGAGGAGACGAAAGCGTACGTCGAGGCGCTCGATCGCGGCGGGGCGGATCTGATCGAACTCGGCCTCCCCTTCTCCGAACCGATCGCCGAGGGGCCGACGATCCAGGCGGCGATCAACCGCGCGCTCGAGGCCGGCACCACGCCCGAGCGCTTCTTCGAACTCGTCGACGACCTCGAGGTCGAGGCGCCGCTGCTGGTGATGACGTACTACAATATGATCCTCCAGTACGGTTCGGGCGCGGAACCACGTCCTACGGAAAGTGACGCGACAGAGTCGCGGAACAGACCCGATCCCGAACCCTTCGTCGAGCGCGCCGCCGAGGCCGGACTGGCGGGGATCATCGTCCCCGACCTGCCCGCCGAGGAGGCGGGACCGCTCCGAACCGCGTGTGACGACCACGGCCTCGACCTCGTGTTCATCGTCGCGCCGACGACCAACGGAGAGCGTCTGGATCGGATCATGTCGCGGGCGTCGGGATTCGCGTACGTCCAGGCCCGCCTCGGGACGACCGGCGCACGCGCCGACGTCTCGTCTGCGACCCACGACAGTCTGGCGAGACTCGAGGAGTACGACGTCCCGAAGGCGGTCGGCTTCGGCGTCAGCGAGGGCGAACACGCAAGAGAGATCGTCGAGGCCGGCGCCGACGGGGTCATCGTCGGCAGCGCGCTGATCGACATCGTCGCCGAGAGCGAGACGCCCGTGGCCGATCTCGAGGCCAAAGCCCGCGAACTCAAAGGCGGTGCCGAGCGTGGGGCAAATGCACCGGAACCAGAACAGCCTTAA
- the trpB gene encoding tryptophan synthase subunit beta, which produces MSESTFGSYGGQYVPEALMPALEELEDAYERYVLENEDGFMDEFRERMRDFGGRPTPLQRADRLSERYDCEIYLKREDLVHGGAHKLNNALGQVLLAKYMGKERIIAETGAGQHGTATAMAAAHLDMPCEIYMGRTDVNRQRPNVYRMRMNGAEVNPVEAGRGTLKEAINETMRDWATTVETTHYVIGSVVGPHPFPKMVRDFQSVIGEEAREQIKERAGRLPDSVVACAGGGSNTMGTFHAFVPDCVDPRFADESSGRRPRDEDVDLYAVEAGGSSLEIDELEGVAPNSATLSTGTDGVLHGAMTKLLQSGEGQIMESHSVSAGLDYAGVGPELSHLVESGRVTPVNVDDEAALNAFHRLSRLEGIIPALESAHALGHVEEAHEDLGDLVVVNVSGRGDKDLETVLEETEKRDLEAAPDVEVFDS; this is translated from the coding sequence ATGAGCGAGAGCACCTTCGGAAGTTACGGTGGACAGTACGTTCCCGAGGCGCTGATGCCAGCCCTCGAGGAGCTCGAGGACGCCTACGAGCGGTACGTTCTCGAGAACGAGGACGGCTTCATGGACGAGTTCCGCGAGCGGATGCGGGACTTTGGCGGTCGACCGACCCCGCTCCAGCGCGCGGATCGGCTGAGCGAACGGTACGACTGCGAGATCTACCTCAAGCGCGAGGACCTGGTCCACGGCGGCGCGCACAAACTGAACAACGCGCTCGGACAGGTCCTCCTCGCGAAGTACATGGGCAAAGAGCGGATCATCGCCGAGACGGGCGCGGGCCAGCACGGGACGGCGACCGCGATGGCGGCCGCCCACCTCGATATGCCCTGTGAGATCTACATGGGCCGTACCGACGTCAACCGCCAGCGGCCGAACGTCTATCGGATGCGGATGAACGGCGCGGAGGTCAATCCCGTCGAGGCTGGCCGCGGTACCCTGAAGGAGGCGATCAACGAGACGATGCGCGACTGGGCGACGACCGTCGAGACGACCCACTACGTCATCGGTTCCGTCGTCGGACCACACCCGTTCCCGAAGATGGTCCGGGACTTCCAGAGCGTGATCGGCGAGGAAGCCCGCGAGCAGATCAAGGAGCGGGCGGGACGACTGCCCGACAGCGTCGTCGCCTGCGCCGGCGGCGGTTCGAACACGATGGGCACCTTCCACGCGTTCGTTCCCGACTGTGTGGACCCACGGTTCGCGGACGAATCGAGCGGACGACGCCCGCGAGACGAAGACGTCGACCTCTACGCCGTCGAAGCCGGCGGCTCGAGCCTCGAGATCGACGAACTCGAGGGCGTCGCGCCCAACTCCGCGACGCTGTCGACGGGCACCGACGGCGTCCTCCACGGTGCGATGACGAAACTCCTCCAGAGCGGCGAGGGACAGATCATGGAGTCACACAGCGTCAGCGCCGGTCTCGACTACGCCGGCGTCGGTCCCGAACTCTCACACCTCGTCGAGTCCGGCCGGGTGACGCCCGTGAACGTCGACGACGAGGCCGCGTTGAACGCCTTCCACCGGCTCTCGAGACTCGAGGGGATCATCCCTGCCCTCGAGTCCGCACACGCGCTGGGCCACGTAGAGGAGGCCCACGAGGACCTCGGCGACCTCGTCGTCGTCAACGTCTCCGGGCGCGGTGACAAGGACCTGGAGACGGTGCTCGAGGAGACCGAGAAGCGCGACCTCGAGGCCGCTCCGGACGTGGAGGTGTTCGACTCGTGA
- a CDS encoding MGMT family protein codes for MDDEAVAGIYARGSPYLERYVQVGVASGRVLSVSFPEEPDENATSDHDVLDRIFEYLDGVDEITFDDVQVALTVPTDRRAVLEQVRTIPYGESIDVTTLARMTPELDPDDEEDVTLVRTTLDENPAPILIPDHRVRDGPSAAPPAIEQKLRSVEEL; via the coding sequence ATGGACGACGAAGCGGTCGCAGGCATTTACGCGCGAGGGTCGCCCTATCTCGAGCGATACGTTCAGGTCGGCGTCGCGAGCGGACGGGTACTGAGCGTCTCGTTCCCCGAGGAACCCGACGAGAACGCGACGTCGGATCACGACGTCCTCGATCGCATCTTCGAGTACCTAGACGGCGTCGACGAGATCACTTTCGACGACGTGCAGGTCGCGCTCACGGTGCCGACGGACAGACGCGCGGTGCTCGAGCAGGTCCGGACGATCCCCTACGGCGAGAGCATCGACGTGACGACGCTTGCCCGCATGACGCCGGAACTCGATCCGGACGACGAGGAAGACGTCACCCTCGTCCGAACCACACTCGACGAGAATCCGGCCCCGATTCTGATTCCAGACCACCGCGTCCGCGACGGCCCGAGCGCCGCGCCGCCGGCGATCGAACAGAAACTCCGCTCGGTCGAGGAACTTTAG